Part of the Methylophaga nitratireducenticrescens genome is shown below.
TTACCGGCCAATCACCTGTGGTTAAAATATTGGCGTCTGGCAAACTCTGCCATTCACGATCCGACAGTGAGACTTTAACTTCAACCCAGTCTGTGCTGTACAGGGTTGCCACCTGTGTTCCAGTTTGCAGATAACTGCCGGGTGAGACCTCGCGGCTGATCACCAATGCATCAAAAGGCGCCTTGATCAGGCTTTGCTGTAAGTCATTTTCAGCACTGGTTAATAATGCTTCGGCGTTGGCAACACTTGCCTCTGCACTGGCTAATTGAGGAACACGCAATACCAACTCCGAATCAGGATCTCCTTCCAAACCGGAAGCCAGCCATTCTGCCTGTGCTTGCAAGCCTTGACGTTCTTCCTGCAGATAAGCAAGCCGAGCTTCTGCCAGTTGTTGTTTGGCTGCAGCCACCGCTGCACGGTAATCACTGTTTTCCAGACGCAGCATCTGTTCGCCTTTTTTCAGGCGGTAGCCAGTTTCAAATTGTGGCGATATCTGTTCGACTTGTCCGGCAACCTGGGTGGTCAGATTTATTGTGTAATGGGGTTCTGTGGCACCAAATGCACTGATACGTGATTGATGTGTTGCCGGTTCGACCGTTTTCACCGAGACTTCAGGTCGTATTTCTGGGACTTCCCGCACAGGTAACGAACGATTGGCAAAACGATCAATCTGATATTGACTCAGAAAATAAACCCCAACTAATACAACCAGCGCACCCAGAAACACCAGCCATTGAACAAATTTAGTCATGCTCTAGCCTCCAACCCCAAAGCAAGTCCCAGGGAGATACGATTTAATAAACGCTGGTAAATCAGATCATCAAGTTGTGCTTGCAAGTCATAGGTTTGCTGCTGCACGGTTAATAGATCCAGAATGGTAAATAAGCCACTACGATAATTAGCCTGATACTGGAGCAGATTATTTTCTGCACTGGCCAAAGCGGTTTCGATATGTTGCTGGCGTTTAACCAAAGCTTGTTCCTGACTTAAAGCTTGCTCAATTTCTGTTACCGCATTCAGTAAGGTGTCACGATATTGCTGATAGGCAATTGCTGTATCCAATTCACTTACTTCCGCCGCGGCACGTAATTGTCCACCCTGATACAAAGGTGCGGTTAACTGGCCCAGTAAACTCCATACCGGGGCAGTAAATAAACTGGCACGTGGAGAACTGCCGACATCTTCTAACACTGCCTGCAGATTCAGACTGGGTAATAAGTCTTTATAGGCAACCTCGGTCCGGGCACTGGCAGCTTGAATGGCAGCATAGGCAGCTAACAGGTCCGGCCGACGATTCAATGATTGTTGGGGCAGGTCGATTTCAGGAATCACAACCTGCGGATAATCTTCGGGCAGCTCAAACTGAGGATTATCTACCTGCCCAATCAGGGTTTTGAGTTGAATAGATTGCTGGCGAAAGTCTTCAGTTAAGCTTTCCACCCTGGCTGAAGAAGTGGCGACCGCACTACGAGCAAGGTCCAGCTCTTCAAGTGTGCCCAGCCCCTGGCGATAACGCTGCAAAATAAAACTTTCGGTTTGCTGCAGACTGTCATTGCGTTGCTGTTCAATATCAATTGCACGTTGCTGGGCAATCAGTGTTAGCCAGACCTGCATGACTTCGGCTGCCAACGTGTCACGGGCAGACTGATAAAGCAGGTTTTGTTCGGTGATATCAAGCTCTGCAGCACGTTCATTATCGGCCAGCTTTCCCCATAAATCGGCTTGCCAGCTGACACTGAGATCAGCGCCAAAACTGGCATCACTATCACTACTGTTGAGTGCTGAAAAGCCGCTGCTGATAACCGGACGCTTTTCGGCTGCAGCCTCGGTCAGTTGTGATTGACGGATCTGTAAGGTAAGCAAGGTTTGTTGCAGACTGGGATTGGATTGCATCGCTGTCTGCAATAATCCATCAAACATATCGCTATCAATCAAATCATTCAGATAAGCGACGTCAGTTTGTTGCGGAAAATTCTGCCATTGTTCAACGCGTTGCTGCTCTGCAGAGATTAACGCTGCATAATCCGGTTGCTTTGGTGTGATGCTGCATGCAGCCAGCATCAGTAAAGGCAGATAAACCAGTTTATTCAAATATATTTCCGGTTTGATAACGGTCACCAGATATCGTGCTCCCTAGGAGATGAATGTCTATGTGCCAGACACAGTAAATGCTCTAGGGTTAATGGGAGGTTAACAGCCGGACGGAGTAGGATCCTTATGTCGACAGCTACGTAAAATCAAGGTTTTTAACGTGAGACCTGCAATGGCACAACCCGTCATAACGGTAATCATTGGCCAAAGACTGCCATCACCCAGGGAACTGACCAGCAAGCCACTGGCTGCACCCGACAAAAAACCAAACGAGCCCAGCACAGCAGTGGCGGTTGCACTGCTGCGGGGAAAGAATTCCACGGTGCTGGCGATGGCATTGGAGACGATAAGCGCCTGCGACCCAATAAATATCATGATGCCAAAAACTATCATACTTAATGCCGGATCTGGACTGATCAGAATATACAACAGCATCAATACGCCGGTAATGACCTGGATAATTTGTCCAAGTCTTAACAGGCAGGGCGGATCGTAAAAAAGTAATAATCTGACGTTAATGCGATTGACTACAATCATCATCAACACATTAATGCCAAACAAGAACGGATAGACCGAAGCTGAAACACCAAAGTAGACCATATATACCGATGGTGAGGCGGTAATAAAACTGAACAAACCTCCATAGGTAAAACTTTGTGCTGCAAGATAGGCCAATGCTTTCCGATGCGACAATACTTCGATATAGCGCCGTAACGCTGATGTCTTCTGGGGGCTGATTTGCCGGGTTTCCGGCAACAGGCGATGCAATAGCAATCCGATAAGCAATGCATAGACAAATAACACAATAAAAATGGAATGCCAGCCAGCAATATACAGACAAAGAGTGCCGATTAGCGGGGCGATCAATGGTGCGATCATCATGATAATAGCCATATGTGACAGATAGCGTGCACTGTCACGGCCACTGCTGATATCACGAATCACTGCCGATGAGTTCACGATTGCCATACCACCACCAATGGCCTGAATGACTCGCCATATCCACAATCCATAAAGGGTATGGCTGAGCACGATGCCCATGCTGGCAATGCAGAATAATGTGAGACCAACAAAGATGACACGACGCCGACCAAAGTGATCGGACAAAGGCCCGCCGGTCAACTGACCGATAGCAAAACCGGCCAGAAATAAACTCAGTGAAAGTTCAATATCGTGAATGCTGACAGCGAACTCAGAGGCCATTAATGGCATTGCTGGCAGATAGGCATCAATGGCCAATGGTGCAATAGCCGTTAACCCGGCCAAAAGCAGAATAAGCTGAGCTACATTATGAGTATCAGTGGAACGTGGTCTATCCATTAAGTCAATCAGCTTTCTCTGAAACTTCAAGCGGGTGAATCAAACTAGGGCTTGTTTATCTCTCATCTCCACCACTGCTGGAGGCTATTTGTGTGTCCGGCAAGGCGGAAAGCACGCCGTGTAGCCTTTCTACATAAGTGATTGACAAATGAGTCTGGAACTCATTTGAACAGCTTTGCTGGCCGTGCAGCGGTGAAATACAGGGAAGTATTTCATACAACGCAGACGGCCACAAAAATAGTCCCAGCCCTTCGGGTTGTGACTGAAAAAGCGCCACTTATGTCCACGGATGGACAGGCCGCTATCGCTATCCCTGCTACCACGGCATTCGGGCATCCTTGCCCATCATATGCCGGCGCGCCAGGGAGGCGCGCACCGGTCTGCGTGGCCTACATGGATGTAGGTCAGGGGCGTGAGCAGGATGCGGAAGCTTTGCTCGTCACTTATTTAGAATAACTAAAAGGCGCTCCTCGTGCCTTGATTGTCGCTTTTTCAGCTCACAACAGAGGCGTAGATGAAAGATAAATAAGCCCTAAGAATGATTTAATCCTGTGTTTTCGGCGTGTCCCCCAAAGCTGGACTGACGGAAGGATCCTGCTGAGGCAATGGTTGCGGTCTGAGTTCACGCATATCAAAGCCATTAGGTTGCTGAAACACCCGTAAACCAAATTCCGGCATAATCGCCAGCAGATGGTCAAAAATATCTGACGCAATGCCTTCGTATTCAATCCAGTTGGTGGTATTGGTAAAACAGTAAATCTCTAATGGCAGACCATTGGCTGTTGGTTCAAGTTGCCTGGACATCAAGGTATAGTTCTGATGGATGCTGGGATGATTCTTCAGATAGTTGGCTACATAAGCACGGAAACTGCCAATATTGGTAATTCTTCGGGTGTTAACGGGTTCTTTTCCCCATTCCGCTAACTGCTGATTCCATTTATCAATATCTTTCTGTTTCTGCTTTAAATAGTCATTCATCAGGCTGAAACGGTGCAGTTTTTTGTGTTCATCGTCAGACAGAAAATGAATGCTCTGCTGATCAATCAAAAGACTGCGTTTAATCCTGCGCCCACCAGCTTCCTGCATGCCGCGCCAGTTTTTAAACGGATCGGTCAGAAAACGTTTGGTGGGGATGACGCTGATGGTTTTATCCCAGTTCTGCACTTTAACGGTATGCAGCGCAATATCAATAACATCACCGTCAGCATTGAGTGGGGCCATTTCAATCCAGTCACCGACCCGGATCAAATCATTTGAACTGATTTGCACACTGGCGACCAATGACAGCAACGTGTCCTGAAAGATCAACAGTAATACGGCGGCCATTGCACCCAAACCGGACAACAGTATTAAGGGTGAACGATCAATCAGGGAGGCAATCATCAGAATTGCCGCAATCGCATAAATAGCGATTTTGATTACCTGGATATAACCCTTAATCGGTTTCAAGTGCGCATCAGGTCGTTTGTTATATGCCTCATTTACAATAGTCAGTAAACTGCCAATCCCAAGTGCAATGGTTAATACAATAAATGCTGTAGTGACATTCTGTACCACTGCCACGGCGACGGGCGAAATATTCGGAATGATGACGATCCCGGCGGACAGGATAAGCGCCGGTACAATATTTGCCATGCGCCGGATAAAAGATGAATCTGCTAAAGATGAATAACGGCCTAATTGACTGTTTCTGAGAATGCGATAGACGCCGCGAACCAGAATACGTTTGACCAGCCAGTTTGCGATCCACGAGACCAGGAGCAATAAGCTCAGACCAATCAGCGTGTACAGATGAGGGTAGTTCTCCAGCCATTCAGTTATAAGATTGTAGCTTTCCACTTTGTGCTCCGCAGCGTTGCATCAGGGGGCAGATTGTAGCATTCAAACGGCTGAGAAATCTGGGTCATAATGCGGTGTTTAAGTCGGCAAGGTTTCCGTAAAGTTTTGAAGGCCAAGCAAATTACTGTATATTTGCGGGTTTTCCAAACAAGCCCGATTATCGACGTGAAGCTTAATCCACCCTAGCGTATTCCTTCCCCCGGGACCTTTCTGGTCCTTGATGTTTAACACATCGTCCCCGCCAACAATGCGGTTGTGCCGGTCATAACCACAGTTAAATGAATGCAGTCGACATCAAAATGTCACGCAGCTTGGCAATACTTTTTTATCTGAAAAAAATCTTTTGAACACAGGAACCTGAATTAATGTTGCAAAACCTTAGACGAGATTGGTTTTCCAATATCCGTGCCGATTTGATCGCCGGTATTGTTGTTGCTTTGGCGCTTATCCCTGAAGCCATCGCCTTTTCTATTATTGCTGGTGTTGATCCCAAAGTGGGTTTGTACGCCTCCTTTTGTATTGCAGTCATTATTTCCATCGTGGGTGGACGTCCAGGAATGATCTCTGCAGCAACCGCGGCGATGGCAGTGTTAATGGTGACACTGGTTAAAGAGCATGGTTTGGAATACCTGTTGGCAGCCACGTTGCTGACCGGGGTTATTCAGATAGTGATGGGCTTTTTAAAACTGGGAAATTTAATGCGGTTTGTTTCACGCTCAGTGGTGACAGGCTTTGTTAACGCGCTCGCTATTTTGATTTTTATGGCGCAATTACCAGAACTGACGAATGTTACCTGGCACGTGTATGCCATGACAGCTGTGGGCCTGGGCATTATCTATCTCTTTCCTTATGTTCCTACAATTGGTCGGTTATTACCTTCTCCATTAGTGACTATTATCGTGCTGACCGTTGTTGCAGTTGTGTTTAACATCGATATCCGCACGGTAGGTGATATGGGCGATTTACCCGATACTCTGCCTATTTTCCTATGGCCGGATGTACCGTTAACTTTTGAAACGCTGGCTATTATTTTCCCTTATGCCATGGCGTTAGCTGTAGTTGGTTTGTTGGAATCAATGATGACGGCCACCATTGTTGATGATTTAACCGATACCACCAGTGATAAAAACCGTGAATGTAAAGGTCAGGGTGTTGCGAATATCGGTTCAGGGCTTTTAGGCGGTATGGCGGGTTGTGCGATGATTGGTCAGTCAATTATCAATATCAAGTCAGGTGGACGAGGACGCTTGTCAACGATGGCCGCAGGCTTGTTTTTACTGTTTATGGTTTTGGTACTGGACGATCTGCTGGTTCAGATTCCCATGGCTGCTTTGGTGGCAGTGATGATCATGGTTTCGATTGGTACATTTTCATGGGCATCAATTCGTGATCTGAAAAAGCATCCGCTTTCAACCAATATAGTCATGGTGGTCACGGTGATTGTTGTTGTTGCAACACATAACCTGGCCATTGGGGTGTTTGTTGGTGTGTTACTGGCTGCCTTGTTCTTTGCCAATAAAGTTGCCCACTTTATGGTGGTCAAAAGTGATCTCAGTGAGCAGGATACCAAGCGTCGCTATGAAATCCGAGGGCAGATCTTCTTTGCTTCATCGGATAAATTTGCTGCGGCATTTGATTTTAAAGAAGCTCTGGATACAGTCGAGATTGATTTGACCCATGCCCACTTTTGGGATATCACCTCTGTTTCTGCCCTGGACAAGGTCGTGATCAAATTCCGTCGTGAAGGTACTGAAGTGGAGCTGGTTGGCATGAATGAAGCCACCGCGACTATTGTCGACAGATTTGGTGTGCACGATAAGCCGGAAGAAGTCGAAAAAATACTCGCCGGTCACTGATAACTAGAGGATTGAGAGAGATGACAAAAATAATTGCCTGTATTGATGGCTCGATAACTTCCCCCGCTGTCTGTAAGGCTTCGGCCTGGGTCAGTTATAAGTTACAAGCACCATTGGATTTATTACATGTTTTGGATAAGACCGAATATCCCAAACCTGAAAACAGTAAAAATCTGTCTGGCAATATTGGTTTAGGCAGTCGGGAACATCTGCTGGAAGAATTAGTGGAGCTTGACGAGAAGCGTAGTCGGCTGGCTTTGGAGCATGGCAAAAACATTTTGCAGGATGCCAGAGCATTAGCTCAGCAGCATGGTGCGGTTGAAGTGACCACCCATCAACGCCATGGTGGATTGATGGAAACCTTGTCTGATTTGCAAGATGATACACGGGTGCTGGTGTTAGGTCGTCAGGGCCAGGCGCATGAAAATGAAACGCATAGTCTGGGCAGTCATCTGGAAAATGTTATCCGTGCATTGAATAAACCTATTCTGATTACCTTGCCAGAATTCAACGCTCCACAACGTTTTATGATTGCTTATGATGGCAGTGAAACGGCTACCAAAGCACTGGAAAAAGTTGCTGAAAGTGATTTGCTAAAAGGAATGCCAGCACACATTGTCATGGTAGCTGAAGATGATAACAACCATCAGGCTCAGTTAAATTCTGCCGAACAACGCCTTATATCCGCTGGTTTCGACGCTACTGCAGCATTAATTCAAGGCGCGGTAGAATCGGCTTTGCATCAGTATCAACGTGATAACGATATTGATTTGATGGTTATGGGGGCTTATGGTCATTCACGTATTCGCCAGTTTCTGGTCGGCAGCAACACCGCCAAGATGGTCAGGATGAGTGATATCCCAATCCTGTTGCTTCGTTAATGGAAATGCTTTTCATTAATCAAATGAATATTGTGCAGTTGGAAAATTATCGACAACGATTATTTTTGCTCAAACAGGAAGTTGAACAATCCCTTACTGAAGATTCACATCATGTGGTGGAGCTTGATCAGTCGCGAATGGGGCGTTTGTCACGCATGGATGCGTTGCAGGATCAACAGCTTGCCATTGAAGTACAGCGCAGGCTTAAACGAAAACTGCAAGCCATAGAAGGCGCTTTAAACCGCATCAATGATGATGATTTTGGTTTTTGTTATCTTTGTGATGAAGCCATTACAGAGGCTAGATTAACTTTTGATCCGACTGTCACCCGCTGTCTGCAATGCGCAGATAAAATCTCCGATTAATATTCTGATTTTTAATTGTTTTGAGCCTACAATTCTTTTAGCAGTACAGGGCTTCAATCTTTAGTTGGAGAATATTCTGTGGAAAGCACTTTTGAAGAACAACATCATCCAGCGATTATGATTGAAGGTATCCAGCCCTTCGGTTGTTTAATCCGTTTTGATGCTGATTTACAGAAAGTTTTCCAGGTCAGTGCCAATTTGCAGAATATATTGGGTGTTTCAATAGATACAGCCCTGGTGTCGTCACCAAGAGATATTCTGGGTGGCAAATTACAACACCGCTTGCAGCAGGCGCTCACTAAAAACACACGTCTTTCCGCGGCATTTACTATTAATCGTCAGGTCAACGGATCATATCAGCGGTTTCATGTGATGGCTTACCGCTATGATGATTCCATCATAGTTGAATTTGAACCGCTTTCCCGTTCCGGAGAACAGCATTTATTGCCTATCGTTAATGAATGGCTGAGTCGTTTGGCACAGGTTCAGCAAATTGGTCAGTTGCAACAAATGCTGGTGCAAAGTGTACAGGCCGTGACGGGCTATGATCGCGTGTTGTTATGCCAGTTTGATTCGCACTGGCAACGCACAGCAATTGCGGAAGAGTGTCGTGAGCCTGCCAGAAGTTTATTGAATTACCGGTTTCCTGCCAGTGATATCCCCGCCATAGTAAGAGATCGGTATGCGGTTAATCCATTGCGTCACGTACCCGATGTCAACGCCAAGGTCGTGCCATTGGTGCCGACTTCAGACTCAATCAATTTGCCAACACCGGATTTAACAGCCGGTGTACTCAGAACATTATCTCCATTTCACTACCAGTATCTTTGCGAGATAAATGTCGGCGCTTCATTATCCATCGCGATAACAGATGAACAACGGCTATGGGGCATTCTGACCTGTCATCATTTCGCTGCGAGTGATATCTCGGCAGCGGAACGCGATGCTGCCTTTAATCTTGTGCAAATGGCATCTCAACGATTATTTTTATTGCAAGCCCGACAACAGGCCCAGTTTCTGGAGCAGGTATTAAATAGCCGTGAACTGCTCTCAGCGGAACGTGACAAAGTTGTCCAGCCCACAACACTGCTCGATAAATATGGCAAAAACTGGATGGAGTTGTTTAATTGCTGTGGCATCGCTTTGTTATATCAGGAGCAAGTGCGATGCGCCGGGGAAACCCTGGATAACTATGAATTGGATATTGTGGGTAAGTGGCTTACAGAAAATGTCGGCCATAAGGCCTGCTGGGCTTGTGACCATCTGTCAAAAAGCCCCTTGGATAACCTGGTTAACCTACGAAAACGAGCAGGTCTATTGGCTGTGCCTTTACCAATAGAGCACAACCAATCCGGATGGCTTTTGTTGTTTCGTGACACTGAGAAAATGCAATGCAGTTGGGTGGGAAAAAAACAGATAATAGAAGCTGAGACCTCGAATCCACTGCATCGTGTTGAAGAGCGTGGCCATGAAGTTTGGGTAGAAACCATAGAGAGTGAAGCTCAACGCTGGTCAGTAAATGAACAGCATGCGGCTCAGGATCTGGCTGAAGATTTGGCAGTAGCGATTACGGTGCATCAAATCAACCGACTCAACAAAGAATTACAACGTGCTAATAAACAGCTTAAAGAGATTGCGCATACGGATACTCTGACCCGAATCTGGAATCGCTATCGAATGGAATTGGCCATCGATGCCGAATTGGCCGCAGCCGAACGTTATGGACATCCATGCTCGGTATTACTGTTTGATGTAGACCACTTTAAATCGGTCAATGATACCTATGGTCATGATATGGGCGATCAGGTTTTAACCCGGCTTGCAGAGGAAGTGCAATCAAAACTGCGGGTCAGTGACCATTTAGGCCGCTGGGGTGGTGAAGAATTTATTGTACTGGCATCGCATAATACGCTGGATGAAGCCATGGCGCTGGCAGAACGTTTGCGTCACCATGTTGAAATGGTTGAATTCGAAACCGTTGGGGAAATTACCGTTAGTATCGGTGTCGCCCAAGCAATAACAGGCTCTGAGAGTCGCAGGCGTTTGTTAGAAAGAGCGGATCAGGCGATGTATCGTGCCAAGCAATCTGGCCGCAATCGTGTTGAAGCCGCAAGTACCGAATTGTCTACGTTCTGACTTTTATCCAAAATACACGGTTTATAACGCGTGCTGCCAAGCTAGCTTGGCCTATCACACTTTCAAGTCAGTCTGCGTCACCCTCAGTCAGAAGAAATTGTACAAACAGCCCTGAAATGCGGGCTAAGGACTGAAAGGTGGCTGTTATGCCTCACTGGTGGGTTATGCCGAAGAGCTGATCGAGGAAACCACACAGATCCCTGATTTTATATTGACTATGAAAAGAAGGGGCGTGATATGGAGATTGGCGGCGATGTATTCACCATCGAAACGAGATATCGGGAAGTACCTATTTTCTGGAATCATTAAGCCAAAGCTTGAGCCCTTGCCGAAAGGCGGGCGCTTAAATTCTGGTGCGCTTTTGGGGCTTAGCGGCCTTGCGGCCTAAATCACTCATGCTTCGCTTGT
Proteins encoded:
- a CDS encoding universal stress protein, whose protein sequence is MTKIIACIDGSITSPAVCKASAWVSYKLQAPLDLLHVLDKTEYPKPENSKNLSGNIGLGSREHLLEELVELDEKRSRLALEHGKNILQDARALAQQHGAVEVTTHQRHGGLMETLSDLQDDTRVLVLGRQGQAHENETHSLGSHLENVIRALNKPILITLPEFNAPQRFMIAYDGSETATKALEKVAESDLLKGMPAHIVMVAEDDNNHQAQLNSAEQRLISAGFDATAALIQGAVESALHQYQRDNDIDLMVMGAYGHSRIRQFLVGSNTAKMVRMSDIPILLLR
- a CDS encoding TolC family protein, producing MTVIKPEIYLNKLVYLPLLMLAACSITPKQPDYAALISAEQQRVEQWQNFPQQTDVAYLNDLIDSDMFDGLLQTAMQSNPSLQQTLLTLQIRQSQLTEAAAEKRPVISSGFSALNSSDSDASFGADLSVSWQADLWGKLADNERAAELDITEQNLLYQSARDTLAAEVMQVWLTLIAQQRAIDIEQQRNDSLQQTESFILQRYRQGLGTLEELDLARSAVATSSARVESLTEDFRQQSIQLKTLIGQVDNPQFELPEDYPQVVIPEIDLPQQSLNRRPDLLAAYAAIQAASARTEVAYKDLLPSLNLQAVLEDVGSSPRASLFTAPVWSLLGQLTAPLYQGGQLRAAAEVSELDTAIAYQQYRDTLLNAVTEIEQALSQEQALVKRQQHIETALASAENNLLQYQANYRSGLFTILDLLTVQQQTYDLQAQLDDLIYQRLLNRISLGLALGLEARA
- a CDS encoding SulP family inorganic anion transporter, producing MLQNLRRDWFSNIRADLIAGIVVALALIPEAIAFSIIAGVDPKVGLYASFCIAVIISIVGGRPGMISAATAAMAVLMVTLVKEHGLEYLLAATLLTGVIQIVMGFLKLGNLMRFVSRSVVTGFVNALAILIFMAQLPELTNVTWHVYAMTAVGLGIIYLFPYVPTIGRLLPSPLVTIIVLTVVAVVFNIDIRTVGDMGDLPDTLPIFLWPDVPLTFETLAIIFPYAMALAVVGLLESMMTATIVDDLTDTTSDKNRECKGQGVANIGSGLLGGMAGCAMIGQSIINIKSGGRGRLSTMAAGLFLLFMVLVLDDLLVQIPMAALVAVMIMVSIGTFSWASIRDLKKHPLSTNIVMVVTVIVVVATHNLAIGVFVGVLLAALFFANKVAHFMVVKSDLSEQDTKRRYEIRGQIFFASSDKFAAAFDFKEALDTVEIDLTHAHFWDITSVSALDKVVIKFRREGTEVELVGMNEATATIVDRFGVHDKPEEVEKILAGH
- a CDS encoding multidrug effflux MFS transporter, producing MDRPRSTDTHNVAQLILLLAGLTAIAPLAIDAYLPAMPLMASEFAVSIHDIELSLSLFLAGFAIGQLTGGPLSDHFGRRRVIFVGLTLFCIASMGIVLSHTLYGLWIWRVIQAIGGGMAIVNSSAVIRDISSGRDSARYLSHMAIIMMIAPLIAPLIGTLCLYIAGWHSIFIVLFVYALLIGLLLHRLLPETRQISPQKTSALRRYIEVLSHRKALAYLAAQSFTYGGLFSFITASPSVYMVYFGVSASVYPFLFGINVLMMIVVNRINVRLLLFYDPPCLLRLGQIIQVITGVLMLLYILISPDPALSMIVFGIMIFIGSQALIVSNAIASTVEFFPRSSATATAVLGSFGFLSGAASGLLVSSLGDGSLWPMITVMTGCAIAGLTLKTLILRSCRHKDPTPSGC
- a CDS encoding TraR/DksA family transcriptional regulator, translating into MEMLFINQMNIVQLENYRQRLFLLKQEVEQSLTEDSHHVVELDQSRMGRLSRMDALQDQQLAIEVQRRLKRKLQAIEGALNRINDDDFGFCYLCDEAITEARLTFDPTVTRCLQCADKISD
- a CDS encoding mechanosensitive ion channel family protein, which encodes MESYNLITEWLENYPHLYTLIGLSLLLLVSWIANWLVKRILVRGVYRILRNSQLGRYSSLADSSFIRRMANIVPALILSAGIVIIPNISPVAVAVVQNVTTAFIVLTIALGIGSLLTIVNEAYNKRPDAHLKPIKGYIQVIKIAIYAIAAILMIASLIDRSPLILLSGLGAMAAVLLLIFQDTLLSLVASVQISSNDLIRVGDWIEMAPLNADGDVIDIALHTVKVQNWDKTISVIPTKRFLTDPFKNWRGMQEAGGRRIKRSLLIDQQSIHFLSDDEHKKLHRFSLMNDYLKQKQKDIDKWNQQLAEWGKEPVNTRRITNIGSFRAYVANYLKNHPSIHQNYTLMSRQLEPTANGLPLEIYCFTNTTNWIEYEGIASDIFDHLLAIMPEFGLRVFQQPNGFDMRELRPQPLPQQDPSVSPALGDTPKTQD
- a CDS encoding efflux RND transporter periplasmic adaptor subunit translates to MTKFVQWLVFLGALVVLVGVYFLSQYQIDRFANRSLPVREVPEIRPEVSVKTVEPATHQSRISAFGATEPHYTINLTTQVAGQVEQISPQFETGYRLKKGEQMLRLENSDYRAAVAAAKQQLAEARLAYLQEERQGLQAQAEWLASGLEGDPDSELVLRVPQLASAEASVANAEALLTSAENDLQQSLIKAPFDALVISREVSPGSYLQTGTQVATLYSTDWVEVKVSLSDREWQSLPDANILTTGDWPVTLQAVEGSATWQGKVLRIEQHLDGTTRQRSLIVGVDKPLDQQPAIYPGVFVEVSLAGRQMDNLWQVPTTSLSQRGEIWYVTAENILAKFPISPVFSDENYIYIRLPQQLADFPQQILLQPISSYVEGMAVAPIEIENHE
- a CDS encoding sensor domain-containing diguanylate cyclase — encoded protein: MESTFEEQHHPAIMIEGIQPFGCLIRFDADLQKVFQVSANLQNILGVSIDTALVSSPRDILGGKLQHRLQQALTKNTRLSAAFTINRQVNGSYQRFHVMAYRYDDSIIVEFEPLSRSGEQHLLPIVNEWLSRLAQVQQIGQLQQMLVQSVQAVTGYDRVLLCQFDSHWQRTAIAEECREPARSLLNYRFPASDIPAIVRDRYAVNPLRHVPDVNAKVVPLVPTSDSINLPTPDLTAGVLRTLSPFHYQYLCEINVGASLSIAITDEQRLWGILTCHHFAASDISAAERDAAFNLVQMASQRLFLLQARQQAQFLEQVLNSRELLSAERDKVVQPTTLLDKYGKNWMELFNCCGIALLYQEQVRCAGETLDNYELDIVGKWLTENVGHKACWACDHLSKSPLDNLVNLRKRAGLLAVPLPIEHNQSGWLLLFRDTEKMQCSWVGKKQIIEAETSNPLHRVEERGHEVWVETIESEAQRWSVNEQHAAQDLAEDLAVAITVHQINRLNKELQRANKQLKEIAHTDTLTRIWNRYRMELAIDAELAAAERYGHPCSVLLFDVDHFKSVNDTYGHDMGDQVLTRLAEEVQSKLRVSDHLGRWGGEEFIVLASHNTLDEAMALAERLRHHVEMVEFETVGEITVSIGVAQAITGSESRRRLLERADQAMYRAKQSGRNRVEAASTELSTF